A region of Elusimicrobiota bacterium DNA encodes the following proteins:
- a CDS encoding YfhO family protein encodes MAAFWDWLAFPATGIGLFCRYGGLVALFWLKPLWRGESLFYDTLLRLFHPNFVFIRKSFLSGEFPFWNPHLYAGVPFLANMQSALFYPATSLGLVLSFSSWMWVNTWFHGTLACFLMARWAKDLGLSNGASFLAGAVFGLNGFFVMHYAYPSNLQTYAWAPGVLLGLGRLFVKPSMKALAGTALCLAAQVFGGHPQFVIYTLMAGFLQALCTARPVRALGWFLGGSTWGALISSVQWVPFLFFLQRSARGLGHDIERLGAYSLAPLEFLRMSLTPAWNRFWTPTSGDPHIVGFYFGLPIAFLLVMGVIRNPLGKVRLALAVGALGLLLAFGRHWFFYPALSTWVPFRWMSLPAQAMALVGLAVPILCGLGLDRIRSSRVRWGLGMVALLDLGFFAWGAQDTLSSRVYEEPSTTARFILSRKTGDRFLVSPRTRAVAGEQGVDPLRAWLRLKDTLLPDIGMGQGLLDVAGNEEMRFADFDRVIDQMGRSPLSPWLNLFSVRHVVSREIIPGAPWVLRRTSGPLVYENTGAFPRAYVAPRGRGMSAEDAFRFLGDHPHHNSLEQVLLPEGSESIASGGRGEAVLETASANRLVFNVTASSPSWLVVADAYDPEWRTRVNGREVPLLRANFFQRAVRLEGGISTVEMIYRPPFFRFALLVSVLAGLTAVVLLLGLAPAGKAWRPRPRICMKGA; translated from the coding sequence TTGGCGGCCTTTTGGGATTGGCTGGCGTTCCCCGCGACGGGGATAGGGCTGTTCTGCCGTTACGGAGGGCTCGTTGCCCTTTTCTGGCTGAAACCTCTTTGGCGGGGGGAGTCCCTTTTCTACGACACCCTGCTCCGGTTGTTCCATCCCAACTTCGTCTTCATCCGAAAATCGTTTTTGTCCGGTGAGTTCCCGTTTTGGAATCCCCACCTCTACGCTGGTGTTCCTTTCTTGGCGAACATGCAATCAGCCCTTTTTTATCCCGCCACCAGCCTGGGGCTCGTCCTGTCGTTCTCTTCCTGGATGTGGGTCAATACCTGGTTCCATGGAACCCTGGCGTGTTTCCTGATGGCGCGATGGGCCAAGGACCTGGGATTGTCCAACGGAGCCTCCTTTTTGGCCGGAGCGGTTTTCGGACTGAACGGATTTTTCGTGATGCATTACGCTTACCCAAGCAACCTCCAGACCTACGCGTGGGCGCCCGGAGTGCTGCTCGGTTTAGGACGACTGTTCGTCAAACCTTCCATGAAAGCCCTGGCTGGGACGGCCCTTTGTCTCGCGGCGCAAGTGTTCGGCGGCCACCCGCAGTTTGTGATCTACACTCTCATGGCCGGGTTTCTCCAGGCGTTGTGCACGGCGCGACCTGTCCGGGCCCTGGGTTGGTTCTTAGGCGGTTCGACGTGGGGCGCTCTGATCTCCTCAGTCCAATGGGTTCCTTTTCTCTTTTTTCTTCAAAGAAGCGCGCGCGGACTTGGGCATGACATCGAACGCCTAGGGGCCTATTCTCTCGCTCCCTTGGAATTCCTCCGCATGTCTCTGACGCCTGCCTGGAATCGTTTCTGGACGCCCACGAGCGGAGACCCTCACATCGTCGGATTTTATTTCGGCCTTCCGATCGCTTTCCTTCTGGTCATGGGGGTCATAAGAAATCCCTTGGGAAAAGTCCGTCTGGCCCTCGCGGTGGGCGCGCTCGGTCTTCTGCTGGCCTTCGGCCGCCATTGGTTTTTTTATCCCGCGCTCTCCACCTGGGTTCCTTTTCGCTGGATGAGCTTGCCCGCTCAAGCTATGGCCCTGGTGGGTTTGGCCGTCCCCATCCTTTGCGGGTTGGGTTTGGACCGGATCCGCTCTTCCCGGGTCCGATGGGGCTTGGGAATGGTCGCTCTCTTGGATCTTGGCTTCTTCGCCTGGGGCGCCCAGGACACTTTGTCGTCCCGGGTGTATGAAGAACCTTCGACCACCGCGCGGTTCATCCTCTCCCGAAAAACAGGAGACCGTTTCTTGGTATCTCCCCGCACAAGGGCGGTCGCGGGAGAGCAAGGGGTCGATCCATTGAGGGCCTGGCTACGATTGAAAGACACGCTTCTCCCAGACATCGGAATGGGGCAAGGTCTACTGGACGTCGCCGGCAACGAGGAGATGCGTTTTGCCGATTTCGACCGCGTGATCGATCAAATGGGGAGGTCCCCGTTATCTCCATGGCTGAACCTTTTCTCTGTCCGCCACGTGGTTTCTCGGGAGATCATTCCGGGCGCGCCGTGGGTTCTCCGGAGAACGTCGGGTCCATTGGTCTACGAAAATACCGGCGCTTTTCCCCGTGCCTACGTGGCCCCTCGGGGTCGGGGGATGTCCGCGGAGGACGCCTTTCGATTTTTGGGGGACCATCCGCACCATAACTCTCTCGAACAAGTTCTTCTGCCCGAGGGTTCGGAATCCATTGCGTCCGGGGGCCGGGGAGAGGCGGTTCTTGAGACCGCTTCGGCCAACCGCCTCGTGTTCAACGTGACCGCCTCCTCTCCATCCTGGCTGGTGGTGGCGGACGCTTATGATCCCGAATGGCGCACCCGGGTGAACGGCCGAGAGGTCCCGCTGTTACGGGCCAATTTTTTTCAGCGCGCCGTCCGGCTGGAAGGGGGAATCTCCACCGTCGAAATGATCTATCGCCCCCCCTTCTTTCGGTTCGCGCTCCTGGTGTCGGTCCTAGCGGGGCTGACCGCCGTGGTCCTTCTGTTGGGTCTGGCCCCGGCGGGGAAAGCATGGCGTCCCCGTCCGAGAATTTGTATGAAAGGAGCATGA
- a CDS encoding metallophosphoesterase: protein MSLKKDPATFRHRERRRLPRRWNDPVFGLRRRYVYGLPAFLLLVFGLFGLWAFWLEPSSLVVRVHTIPLDRWPAGGGPLRVACIGDIHGGSPYIDRAKIQALVKLTNRQKPDLVVLLGDYVILGVLGGHFMEPEEVADALRGFDSPLGVYAVLGNHDWWYNGPRMAQALTNVGYRVLQNENVTLSFNGHPFHLVGLEDEWTRRPDVLKVLSPIPAGEPTIVITHNPDVFPKLPPVNGVTLSAHTHGGQVRLPFMGAPIVPSRYRQRYVSGHVVEGDQQMFVTSGVGTSVLPIRFCVPPEVAVLTLAPPGGDPSPANPRP, encoded by the coding sequence ATGAGCCTGAAAAAGGATCCCGCGACGTTTCGGCACCGGGAGCGCCGCCGTCTCCCCCGCCGTTGGAACGATCCTGTGTTCGGGTTACGGCGCCGTTACGTTTATGGCCTACCGGCCTTCCTCCTCTTGGTGTTCGGGCTCTTCGGTCTCTGGGCCTTCTGGTTGGAACCCTCCAGCCTGGTGGTCCGCGTTCACACGATCCCCCTCGATCGTTGGCCCGCGGGAGGGGGCCCGCTCCGCGTGGCCTGCATCGGCGACATCCACGGGGGATCGCCTTACATCGATCGGGCGAAGATCCAAGCTCTGGTGAAATTGACCAATAGGCAAAAGCCCGACCTGGTGGTTTTGCTTGGGGACTACGTCATCCTCGGGGTGTTGGGGGGTCATTTCATGGAGCCCGAGGAAGTGGCCGACGCGCTCCGCGGTTTCGACTCGCCCCTGGGCGTGTACGCGGTCCTCGGCAACCATGATTGGTGGTACAACGGCCCCCGCATGGCCCAGGCGTTGACGAACGTGGGGTACCGGGTGCTCCAGAACGAAAACGTGACGCTGTCTTTCAACGGACATCCCTTCCATCTCGTGGGGCTCGAGGATGAATGGACCCGCCGTCCGGACGTCCTGAAGGTGTTGAGCCCGATCCCCGCCGGAGAGCCGACCATCGTTATCACTCACAACCCCGACGTCTTTCCAAAACTCCCGCCCGTCAACGGGGTGACCCTGTCGGCCCACACCCACGGCGGCCAAGTTCGCCTTCCTTTCATGGGAGCGCCCATCGTGCCCTCCCGTTACCGTCAACGCTATGTTTCCGGACACGTGGTGGAGGGGGATCAACAGATGTTCGTCACCTCCGGCGTGGGCACAAGCGTATTGCCTATTCGCTTTTGCGTTCCCCCTGAAGTGGCGGTCCTCACCTTGGCCCCGCCCGGCGGCGACCCTTCCCCGGCGAACCCTCGACCATGA
- the serS gene encoding serine--tRNA ligase, whose translation MLDIKFLRSSPDNVRASVENRGGRYAPALEEWFTLDKDLRSVMAEVEPLRARRNQAADEMGRLKREKQDTSALLKEMEELKARLKGLEERVGQQEGKVQAALLGLPNLPHDTVPIGKSAAENRDARRWGTPRTFDFQPKDHQELGEKLGLMDFSRAAKLSGARFALLTGVGARLERALINFMLDLHTTAHGYTEVFPPFLVTRQTMMGTGQLPKFEEELYATKDDDLFLIPTAEVPLTNLYRDEALEEGRLPRALCAYTACFRRESGTYGKDTRGLTRNHQFNKIELVRFVRPEDSLKELELLTGHAEEVLRRLGLPYRVLELCTGDLGFSSAKTYDLEVWAPGENGGKGQWREISSCSSFTDFQARRIGLRVKKGDGTRTLLHTLNGSGVAVGRTMAAILENYQEADGTVTVPEALRPYLKLDRLTPGGGL comes from the coding sequence ATGCTAGACATTAAGTTCCTTCGCTCTTCTCCCGACAACGTTCGCGCTTCCGTTGAAAATCGCGGCGGGCGATACGCGCCCGCCCTGGAAGAATGGTTCACTCTCGACAAGGACCTCCGATCCGTGATGGCGGAGGTGGAACCCCTGCGGGCGCGTCGTAACCAAGCGGCCGATGAAATGGGACGCCTGAAGCGGGAGAAACAGGATACCTCCGCCCTGTTAAAGGAGATGGAGGAATTGAAAGCCCGCCTCAAAGGTTTGGAGGAGCGGGTGGGCCAGCAGGAGGGAAAAGTCCAGGCCGCCCTCTTGGGGCTCCCCAACCTTCCCCACGACACGGTTCCTATCGGAAAAAGCGCCGCGGAGAACCGCGATGCGCGCCGCTGGGGCACCCCTCGGACCTTCGATTTTCAACCCAAAGACCACCAGGAGTTGGGCGAGAAACTCGGCCTGATGGATTTCAGCCGGGCGGCGAAACTGTCCGGGGCCCGTTTCGCGCTTTTGACCGGCGTCGGGGCGAGGCTGGAGCGGGCCCTCATCAACTTCATGTTGGACCTGCACACGACGGCGCACGGCTACACCGAAGTATTTCCGCCATTCCTGGTCACCCGCCAGACCATGATGGGAACGGGACAACTTCCAAAGTTCGAAGAAGAGCTCTATGCGACCAAAGACGACGATCTTTTCTTGATTCCCACGGCCGAAGTCCCGCTCACTAACCTCTATCGGGACGAGGCGCTGGAGGAGGGCCGCCTGCCGCGAGCTCTCTGCGCCTACACGGCCTGTTTTCGCCGGGAGTCGGGAACCTACGGCAAAGACACGCGGGGCCTCACCCGCAACCACCAATTCAACAAGATCGAACTGGTTCGGTTCGTCCGCCCCGAAGACAGTCTGAAAGAACTGGAGCTGTTGACGGGGCACGCGGAGGAAGTTTTGCGGCGCCTGGGCCTGCCCTACCGGGTGTTGGAGCTTTGCACGGGCGATCTGGGGTTTTCCTCCGCAAAAACCTACGACTTGGAAGTGTGGGCCCCGGGCGAGAACGGGGGGAAAGGCCAATGGCGGGAGATTTCTTCCTGTTCCAGTTTCACGGATTTTCAAGCCCGTCGGATCGGACTGCGCGTTAAAAAAGGCGATGGAACCCGGACCCTTCTGCATACCCTGAATGGCTCGGGGGTGGCGGTGGGCCGCACCATGGCGGCGATCCTGGAAAACTACCAGGAGGCCGACGGGACCGTGACGGTGCCGGAAGCCCTCCGACCCTACCTGAAATTGGACCGGCTGACCCCGGGCGGAGGTTTGTAA
- a CDS encoding DUF3131 domain-containing protein gives MTSRFCRSFMALTLLLAVSPAGAAVLAKKDRRYLSGVYKDTWACLAHFVSPKTGLPYDSSRRLPATSTTNIGFYLAACAVAGRTGLLPAPEARARIEAALTSLEKIPKFLGGFPVTWVNAETLQPTENQFSTVDHLSNLTAGLLVVKGIVPELAGRIDKILTPMNWGDLYDPARGWFKGGWRLDKKDFDVQQKGWDWYYSYLGADTRFGSFWAVATGQVPPESWSALNRAQETKYNFSYLVPGWQGGGLFMQCVTGIFLDERATDIGKSAADFAWAQILHADRIGSPAWGWSASESPNGKDYLGWGAITDAVVTPHAAGLASIYYPARAASNLRWLESRAPAPRLKRKGVPIPSVFATA, from the coding sequence ATGACGTCCCGCTTCTGTCGAAGTTTTATGGCCCTGACGCTTCTGTTGGCCGTTTCCCCCGCCGGAGCCGCTGTTCTCGCCAAAAAGGACCGGCGATATTTGAGCGGAGTGTATAAAGACACCTGGGCCTGCCTGGCCCACTTCGTCAGCCCGAAAACAGGGCTTCCCTACGATTCCAGCCGTCGGCTCCCCGCGACCTCGACCACCAACATCGGGTTTTATCTGGCCGCCTGCGCCGTGGCCGGGCGGACCGGGCTCCTGCCGGCGCCTGAGGCCCGTGCCCGGATCGAAGCCGCGTTGACCAGTCTTGAAAAAATCCCGAAATTCCTGGGGGGATTTCCCGTCACGTGGGTGAACGCGGAAACGCTTCAACCGACGGAAAACCAATTTTCCACCGTGGATCATTTATCCAATCTCACGGCGGGCCTGCTGGTGGTCAAAGGGATTGTCCCGGAATTGGCGGGGCGCATCGATAAAATCCTGACACCCATGAATTGGGGAGACCTCTATGATCCTGCCCGGGGTTGGTTCAAGGGCGGCTGGCGTTTGGATAAAAAAGATTTCGATGTTCAACAAAAGGGATGGGACTGGTACTACAGCTATTTGGGGGCCGATACGCGTTTCGGCAGTTTTTGGGCCGTCGCCACCGGACAGGTTCCGCCGGAAAGCTGGTCGGCCCTGAACCGCGCCCAGGAAACCAAATACAATTTTTCCTATCTGGTCCCCGGGTGGCAGGGAGGCGGTCTCTTTATGCAATGCGTCACGGGGATCTTTCTGGACGAGCGCGCCACGGACATCGGGAAATCCGCGGCCGACTTCGCCTGGGCCCAGATTCTTCACGCCGACCGGATCGGATCGCCCGCCTGGGGTTGGTCCGCCTCGGAGAGTCCCAATGGCAAGGACTATCTCGGCTGGGGCGCCATCACCGACGCCGTGGTCACACCCCACGCGGCGGGCCTGGCCTCCATCTATTACCCTGCCCGGGCCGCCAGCAACCTCCGCTGGCTGGAAAGCAGGGCGCCCGCGCCCCGTTTAAAGAGGAAGGGCGTTCCTATCCCTTCGGTTTTCGCGACAGCCTGA
- a CDS encoding DEAD/DEAH box helicase, whose translation MAFDELNFHPDIMRAVEALGWQDPTPIQQQAIPPVLEGRDVLGAAQTGSGKTGAFALPILNHLLTGEKPGPRVLVLVPTRELASQVDQTFQDCARFTHIKVATIIGGVGYDQQRRAVAEGAQVIVATPGRLLDHLQSRAFTLARVDHVVLDEADRMLDMGFLPDIKAILQRVPAERQTLMFSATLDASIERIASFALKDPLRIEVARPATVAEGISQVLYPIIQEQKNDLLVTLLRNTEMRSVLVFTRTKHGADRLAHRLDMAGYRSEVLHSNRTQRERTEAMEKFRQGKSQILVATDIAARGIDVKDISHVINFDVPQHPEDYVHRVGRTARAYGVGDAITLMDPLEQVFVTDIERFTGLVFPRAIVPNFAYKIPPKLDAPKPTNKTSWDRVWSRGHTNALRRRR comes from the coding sequence ATGGCTTTTGACGAACTCAATTTTCATCCCGATATCATGCGCGCCGTGGAGGCTCTCGGCTGGCAAGATCCCACGCCCATTCAGCAGCAAGCGATTCCGCCGGTTTTGGAAGGCCGGGACGTCCTGGGCGCGGCCCAGACCGGAAGCGGAAAAACCGGGGCCTTCGCCCTGCCGATTTTAAACCATTTACTGACGGGGGAAAAACCCGGCCCCCGCGTGTTGGTTTTGGTCCCCACCCGGGAGCTGGCGTCCCAGGTGGATCAAACCTTCCAAGACTGCGCGCGGTTCACCCACATTAAAGTGGCCACCATCATCGGCGGCGTCGGTTACGATCAGCAACGGCGCGCCGTGGCCGAGGGCGCCCAGGTGATCGTGGCGACGCCGGGCCGACTTTTGGATCATCTTCAGAGCCGCGCGTTTACCCTCGCGCGCGTGGATCATGTGGTGTTGGACGAAGCGGACCGGATGCTGGACATGGGTTTTCTCCCCGACATCAAAGCCATCCTTCAACGTGTTCCGGCGGAGCGGCAGACGCTGATGTTCTCCGCGACCCTTGACGCTTCCATCGAACGCATTGCGTCCTTTGCATTGAAAGATCCCCTTCGAATCGAGGTGGCCCGCCCCGCCACGGTGGCGGAAGGCATCAGCCAAGTTCTTTACCCGATCATCCAAGAGCAAAAGAACGATCTTTTGGTGACTCTCCTACGCAACACGGAAATGCGCTCGGTTTTGGTGTTCACCCGAACCAAACACGGGGCGGACCGTTTGGCGCACCGCCTCGACATGGCGGGTTACCGCTCCGAGGTCCTTCACTCCAACCGCACGCAAAGGGAACGGACGGAGGCCATGGAAAAGTTCCGGCAAGGGAAGTCCCAAATCCTCGTGGCCACCGATATCGCCGCCCGAGGCATCGATGTCAAGGACATCTCCCACGTCATCAACTTCGACGTCCCCCAACACCCCGAAGACTATGTCCACCGCGTGGGCCGAACGGCCCGGGCCTACGGCGTGGGGGACGCCATCACCTTGATGGACCCCCTGGAGCAGGTGTTCGTGACGGACATCGAACGTTTCACAGGGCTTGTTTTTCCGCGCGCCATCGTGCCGAACTTTGCCTACAAGATCCCGCCCAAACTGGACGCGCCTAAACCCACCAACAAGACCTCCTGGGACCGGGTTTGGAGCCGCGGCCACACGAACGCGCTTCGCCGCCGCCGCTAA
- the tadA gene encoding Flp pilus assembly complex ATPase component TadA encodes MAQKVTSGTRKSIKDILSDAHVAAPMDLNRAEQEALRSQRPIHQALVDMGLADKMAVLQALAAEWNVQAIALEEVTVHPDVAKLVPDAIARKNSIMPFIREDGVILVVMADPRDPLLLEDIRMKTGDEVKAFLAMPADIEKELDRVYGTTLDHEAPATDAQLSDAAEEKTREIMESFRDSDQVEAVSRKTDLLEVDASAPEVERIVNAMILSAIQQKASDIHIEPIEDPAGKKSRVIVRFRIDGFLKEAPFRIPWVFRQAILAKIKIMTQSMNLTERRIPQSGRIEVLAKGRPIEFRVETIPTVYGESASLRMLDRKNVQVDINKLGFLPDILQRVLDQLRGVGGKKNFGMILVTGPTGSGKTTTLYACLNHINRPDIRILTAENPVEYNIDGIIQVAVNPDISLGKDRVFNFATALRSFLRLDPDVIMVGEIRDKETATIAMEAAMTGHLVLSTIHTNDAASTVSRLAEMGPPAYLVSSTLKAVLAQRLCRTLCAECKVPVAPTADEKEIFRMNGFELPDDTVVYAGKGCKACNGTGHKGRLGIHELLIMDETVRRVALSDLTADSIRNAAIFHSPQRMRTMVQDGLIKVLQGTTTLNEVLGSVVEEKEA; translated from the coding sequence ATGGCACAAAAAGTAACTTCCGGAACACGCAAATCTATTAAGGACATTCTCTCGGATGCCCATGTGGCCGCCCCTATGGATCTGAACCGGGCGGAGCAAGAGGCTCTCCGGAGCCAGCGTCCCATCCATCAAGCGCTGGTCGACATGGGCCTGGCCGACAAAATGGCGGTCCTTCAGGCTCTGGCGGCCGAATGGAACGTCCAAGCCATCGCCCTGGAAGAAGTGACCGTTCATCCGGACGTGGCGAAATTGGTTCCGGATGCGATCGCGCGAAAAAATTCCATCATGCCGTTCATTCGAGAGGATGGCGTTATCCTGGTGGTCATGGCGGACCCCCGGGATCCCCTGCTCCTGGAAGACATCCGGATGAAGACCGGGGATGAAGTGAAGGCCTTTCTGGCCATGCCCGCGGATATCGAGAAGGAATTGGATCGGGTGTACGGCACCACTCTGGACCACGAAGCTCCGGCCACCGACGCCCAGCTGAGCGACGCCGCGGAGGAAAAGACCCGGGAGATCATGGAATCCTTCCGGGATTCCGACCAGGTCGAGGCCGTTTCTCGGAAGACGGACCTCCTGGAGGTCGACGCTTCAGCCCCGGAGGTCGAACGGATCGTTAATGCCATGATTCTCTCGGCCATTCAACAGAAAGCTTCCGACATCCATATCGAGCCGATCGAAGACCCCGCCGGAAAAAAGTCCCGGGTGATCGTGCGTTTTCGGATCGACGGGTTCTTAAAGGAAGCCCCCTTCCGCATTCCCTGGGTTTTTCGCCAGGCCATTTTGGCCAAGATCAAGATCATGACCCAAAGCATGAACCTGACGGAACGGCGGATTCCACAGTCGGGCCGCATCGAGGTGCTGGCCAAGGGGCGCCCCATCGAGTTCCGGGTGGAAACCATCCCGACGGTTTACGGGGAATCGGCCAGTTTGCGGATGCTCGACAGGAAAAATGTCCAAGTGGACATCAATAAACTTGGTTTTCTCCCCGACATTCTCCAGCGGGTCTTGGATCAGTTGAGGGGCGTGGGGGGAAAGAAAAATTTCGGGATGATTCTCGTGACCGGGCCCACGGGTTCGGGAAAAACCACTACGCTGTATGCCTGCCTGAACCATATCAACCGGCCGGACATACGAATCTTGACGGCGGAAAACCCCGTGGAGTATAACATCGACGGGATTATCCAAGTGGCGGTCAACCCCGACATCAGCTTGGGGAAAGATCGGGTTTTTAACTTCGCCACGGCCCTCCGTTCTTTTCTTCGCCTCGATCCTGACGTCATCATGGTCGGCGAAATTCGGGATAAGGAAACCGCCACCATCGCCATGGAAGCGGCCATGACGGGTCACTTGGTTCTCTCGACGATTCACACCAACGATGCCGCCTCCACCGTTTCACGCCTGGCCGAAATGGGTCCGCCCGCCTACCTGGTCTCCAGCACATTAAAGGCGGTGCTCGCCCAGCGGCTTTGCCGGACGCTCTGCGCCGAATGCAAAGTTCCGGTGGCGCCCACGGCTGACGAAAAGGAGATTTTCCGCATGAATGGTTTTGAACTGCCCGATGACACCGTGGTCTACGCGGGCAAGGGATGCAAGGCCTGTAACGGCACCGGGCACAAGGGTCGCCTCGGGATCCACGAACTTCTCATTATGGACGAGACGGTTCGCCGGGTGGCGCTCTCGGACCTCACGGCGGACAGCATCCGGAACGCGGCCATCTTCCATTCACCCCAACGGATGCGGACCATGGTGCAAGACGGACTGATCAAGGTCCTTCAAGGAACAACCACCTTAAACGAGGTTCTGGGTTCGGTTGTGGAGGAAAAAGAGGCGTAG
- the gmk gene encoding guanylate kinase — translation MPSRPGILLALSAPRGLGKVTLCQALLDREPEARLSVSCTTRPRHAREIEGFDFYFVSDQEFKRQAESGGFLEWVEIKGLFYGTPRTPLLENLAAGRDVILNVDTQGAQTVKKEFPDTVLVFVSPPTVESLVIRLKSLDSTHPENLPDRLSRAREDLAMAPRYDYVVLSDGLAEAADELSAILRAERRRARWSESEITQLIQTPPPLD, via the coding sequence ATGCCCTCCCGACCTGGAATCCTGCTCGCCCTTTCCGCCCCGCGGGGTCTCGGCAAAGTGACGCTGTGCCAGGCGTTACTGGATCGTGAGCCCGAGGCGAGGTTGTCCGTTTCTTGCACGACCCGGCCGCGCCATGCTCGAGAAATCGAAGGGTTTGATTTTTATTTCGTTTCCGATCAGGAATTCAAACGGCAAGCGGAATCCGGCGGGTTCCTGGAATGGGTAGAGATCAAAGGCCTCTTCTACGGGACGCCCCGAACGCCCCTGCTGGAAAATCTGGCGGCTGGCCGAGATGTCATTTTGAATGTCGATACGCAGGGCGCCCAGACCGTGAAGAAAGAGTTTCCGGACACTGTTCTCGTGTTCGTCAGTCCTCCCACCGTGGAGTCTTTAGTGATCCGATTGAAATCGCTGGATTCAACCCACCCTGAAAACTTGCCCGACCGTCTGTCCCGCGCGCGAGAAGATTTAGCCATGGCCCCGCGATACGATTACGTCGTGCTTAGCGACGGTTTGGCGGAAGCCGCGGATGAACTTTCCGCTATTCTTCGGGCGGAACGCCGTCGGGCCCGATGGTCCGAATCCGAAATCACGCAGTTGATCCAAACACCTCCTCCTCTCGATTAG
- a CDS encoding Crp/Fnr family transcriptional regulator: MTKVIMYWPMDLHRFFSKTTPFSALPAAEIHRLAEAAQKRAVPKGERLYAENDSAANTFVVLTGQVQITRTSSDGKPLTIEVLRAGEIFGCVGCAAAGEYPCGATAGPDASVISLPMATVAQLLERHPSFSRALYWDMSRRMREAQKLRTLGTESVEKRIAGVLLWLEEKFGPTLPFTRQAIAEMASTTPESAIRTLIHFRRQGFIKTGWKRITLEKTTALRDLLEGVGV; the protein is encoded by the coding sequence ATGACAAAAGTGATAATGTATTGGCCCATGGACCTTCACCGGTTTTTTTCCAAGACGACCCCCTTCAGCGCTCTTCCCGCGGCGGAAATTCATCGACTGGCGGAAGCCGCCCAAAAACGAGCGGTCCCGAAAGGCGAGCGGCTCTATGCCGAGAACGACAGCGCCGCCAACACCTTTGTCGTGTTAACAGGCCAAGTCCAAATCACCCGCACCTCCTCGGATGGAAAACCTTTGACCATCGAGGTGTTGCGGGCGGGTGAAATCTTTGGCTGCGTCGGGTGCGCCGCCGCCGGGGAATACCCCTGCGGGGCCACCGCCGGTCCCGACGCCAGCGTCATCTCCTTGCCCATGGCCACCGTCGCTCAGCTTTTGGAAAGACATCCCAGTTTCAGCCGCGCCCTCTACTGGGACATGAGCCGCCGTATGCGCGAGGCCCAGAAACTTCGCACCCTCGGGACCGAATCCGTGGAGAAGCGGATCGCCGGGGTCCTGCTCTGGCTGGAGGAAAAGTTTGGCCCCACCCTTCCCTTCACCCGTCAAGCCATCGCCGAAATGGCCAGCACCACCCCGGAGTCCGCGATTCGAACCTTGATCCATTTTCGAAGGCAGGGCTTCATCAAAACCGGTTGGAAACGGATCACCCTTGAAAAAACCACCGCCCTCCGGGACCTCCTGGAAGGCGTGGGCGTTTAA
- a CDS encoding GGDEF domain-containing protein produces MPLFSPPGDTGFSRFKTFARRNLYLGAALGLGSPLGLLGIRYYFDHRLLVNSWLLWELRDHGEYYMYAGVGTVLAMGLWGLWGGRKADVQRTRAEALERAALRLRDMADTDGLTGVFVRRHLLEKLDDELRRAERYKYPIASVFADVDNFKAFNETHGHMVGDEVLRRIAQVVRAGVRETDIVGRYGGDEFLVMLPHANAREAFSAAERIRRGVERLTVSDKAGAPVPMTVSVGVIAAVPHDADVLRFLDIADQALHRSKGLGKNCTILCDVPSTEPAAPPPKEKPQ; encoded by the coding sequence GTGCCCCTGTTTTCGCCTCCGGGGGACACCGGTTTTTCCCGTTTCAAAACCTTTGCCAGGCGCAACCTTTACCTTGGAGCCGCGCTGGGTTTGGGTTCGCCTCTCGGCTTGCTGGGGATCCGCTATTACTTCGATCATCGGCTCTTGGTGAACAGCTGGCTCCTGTGGGAACTGCGGGACCACGGCGAATACTATATGTACGCGGGCGTCGGCACGGTGCTGGCCATGGGGCTCTGGGGGCTTTGGGGCGGGAGAAAGGCCGATGTCCAACGCACCCGGGCGGAAGCCCTCGAGAGGGCGGCCCTTCGCCTTCGGGACATGGCGGACACGGACGGGCTCACCGGGGTTTTTGTGCGGCGGCACTTGTTGGAAAAATTGGATGACGAACTGCGCCGGGCGGAACGCTACAAATACCCCATTGCGAGCGTGTTCGCCGACGTGGACAACTTCAAGGCGTTCAATGAAACCCACGGCCACATGGTGGGGGACGAGGTTCTTCGCCGCATCGCCCAGGTGGTCCGAGCGGGCGTGCGCGAGACGGACATCGTGGGCCGTTACGGCGGGGACGAATTTTTGGTGATGTTGCCCCACGCCAACGCCCGGGAAGCCTTTTCCGCCGCGGAACGAATCCGGCGGGGCGTCGAGAGGCTGACCGTCTCCGACAAAGCCGGCGCGCCGGTCCCCATGACGGTGAGCGTCGGGGTGATCGCCGCCGTGCCCCACGACGCCGACGTGCTTCGATTTTTAGACATCGCTGATCAAGCCCTCCACCGTTCGAAAGGGCTCGGCAAGAACTGCACTATTTTATGCGACGTGCCGTCAACGGAGCCGGCCGCGCCACCACCGAAGGAGAAGCCGCAATGA